GCGAGTGTCCGTCTCCTAGGTGACCATCTGCATTCCATGTGGGAGGAACATCCCTCTCCACTTTCACAGTCATCTCATCTACAACTATAACCGCCCCTTTCTTATCTAGGCACCCTTCAGAatatacactactactgtactggtTCCAGTCCCATTTTGACTGATCAGTCTGTCTCTCTAAATCCAAGGATATGTTGCCAGGGTCCATCTCTGTAGTGTAAGAACAAGACGGATCATCAACTTCAGTGTCTAATGCATCACCATCTACATGGGAATGAACCAGCTTCAAGATTTGTTGAAATACCGGTAAATACTCTGAGCCGGGAGCAGGAggacagcccagtctctctggatCTGATCCTGTGTGTACAGTTAAAGTCTTGGTCTCTGACTTGAGGACGGCGTTCGGGgttccactgacctccgtgatgCTGCATCGGGTCCTGGGCGGTGCTGTGGCAGTGGTGGGGTCTTCTGTGACTACAGGGGGCGCTCCAGCTACTCcagtctggatgtctctgctgtgccgtggatcctcctctccttcagacctCTCATGCTTGACCTCAGGGCCAGCAGCCTCTGCAGACTGACAAGAAGAGGGGGGATTATTACCGGTACATGAGTAGAATTTGATAAATGTTGTAAGGAAGTCTCACAAGCTCCCCTACGGCAGATAAATTAGGATGTACATGTAAGCAAGTGAATAGCTGAGGGGAGCCTTACTGAAATAAACAGACATTTCATTTATAAAGTAACACATTTTTATGTAACACGATTACACTAACCTCTATCATGATAAcgtgctgggttgaggttccactcccctcatcaacagtgattggttggtcatctctccatgtattgtgtccagctggcttcacaaagctcctgtggcctccagtgagatCTCCTTCACCTGAGAGggtgatttgggggggggggggggggggttaactcATAACGTATTGATATACTATTTATTGTTCCATGCATCATATTGTTTGCATTGAGTAAATAATATGAAACGCAGTAAATCAAGAATCTTGTTAGAATATGATATTGTGTGTTTGCACAAATTAGCTAAGTAATTTGGGGAATTATTGCGTACAATCCAAAAACTGACCAAGACCAAATTCTGGGTAACACATCTGAATACATTTGCATAGGGCAAGGGGGCGAAAGGCAttgccgtatatatatatatgaatgcagccttctgcaaaatgtacctcttgccattcctctgtatcggtcgacgatcttgacactactgggacgaGTGGCGAGGACGCGCTCTCGTGTAGTCTTTTCTGCGAGTTCCCGTGCCACCTTCAGTTCCAGTAGTTTCTTCCGCAATgtcctgttttctttctggctttgagttatttccaaacgaaacactgcatagtcgtcgtctacgagtttacagacctctgccacggctgcattcgctagaacctccatgatggaggctatttgagtgtgaaaaaacaTACAGTTAGAGTTACCAGCCATTATTAGCAGCTCGACAACTAGCGTTACTTAAATAACATATCAACCAAGTCCTGTCTCCAACGCGAATTAAAAACTACTTGGGTTAAGTATGTGATGCTGTGCAGTCAAGTCATATTGCGTTCCAGGGTGGTAATACACGTCTAAATATTAACAATAAAAACTCTTAGCGTGGATCTTGGTCACTGTTCACTTCCGTTCGTCTTAGTCTTCTATGATATCATTGCCGTCCTCAAACAAACGTTTTAAGGTGCATGTCGCCACCtactgtgttggagtgtgcattAATCATGGTCTACCTAATTATGCACTACTAAGAAAAAATAACTGGGGGGAAAAGCCCTACTAACCCTCCCAAGCCCCCAACCCATTAAACTGTATGTATATCATTCTGAAACAATCCACCCGTAGGATTATTCAGCATGTCTACAACGATTTCAACGGTATCTGTTAACCCCAATAACTATTTTGCCGTATCCACAATAACCTTCAACCTGGCATTTCGGCTTTCCACAACCCGAGTCGTGTTGATAACGTCATAGCTTTCTTTGGGAAGGTTAAGTTTTGTCACTATCCAAAATGTCCTTTGACAGAGCACGTTCATGAGCGCAAGACTTCTGAACAGGTCTAGAAAACATACCAGCCCCAACAGTtggtccacttagtacaggagcagccaTGGGAGCTTCATCACTCTGCACTGTAGTCATACCAATCTGTCTTACATCCTCTGATTCTAAATCTCTGAGCCTCTCGCTGCATCTGGCATCCACCAAATGGGAGGGAGGGCGACGACGTAATACAAAAAGTGAAATAAATCCAAAACCCATCCCACTCCCTCAATCATAGTCCAAATCCCATCTCAACACAGGCTCAGGGGCCTGTGAGAGCGGAACATTCATTGACAGGATTACTTGTAATGTCTCTGctataagcccccccccccccccctaaaaaatgTTGAGCCGCACTCAATGGTTACCATTTTCTTCTATTTTTCTTTCTGTTTGCGCTGTGCAGTTTATAACCTTTGCAAGTCATCGTTTAACATGTAAGGACCTCTCTGTTGGCGAGGAACATTCACTAGTGTCTCTAATCGAACTGCCATTGTTTCCAAAACGTTACTCCCTTCTCCCTGACGGCCCTATTTTTGCCACCTCTGTCTCCTTCACCCTAACAATTCAGGAATTTGGGCGCATGTTCGCCACCACAATTGCAGCATTTAACCATCTGGCATATAATGTTTTGATAGTCATCCCGtctacatacactaccggtcgaaagttttagaacacctactcattcaagggttatttatttgtactattttctacattgtagaataatagaagacattaaaacta
This genomic stretch from Oncorhynchus kisutch isolate 150728-3 linkage group LG7, Okis_V2, whole genome shotgun sequence harbors:
- the LOC116374616 gene encoding gastrula zinc finger protein 5-1-like, yielding MAGNSNCMFFHTQIASIMEVLANAAVAEVCKLVDDDYAVFRLEITQSQKENRTLRKKLLELKVARELAEKTTRERVLATRPSSVKIVDRYRGMARGEGDLTGGHRSFVKPAGHNTWRDDQPITVDEGSGTSTQHVIMIESAEAAGPEVKHERSEGEEDPRHSRDIQTGVAGAPPVVTEDPTTATAPPRTRCSITEVSGTPNAVLKSETKTLTVHTGSDPERLGCPPAPGSEYLPVFQQILKLVHSHVDGDALDTEVDDPSCSYTTEMDPGNISLDLERQTDQSKWDWNQYSSSVYSEGCLDKKGAVIVVDEMTVKVERDVPPTWNADGHLGDGHSQGREVLDYRESLETNTNVTTHSPLHALRDCDLVPTSMGHSNSHLFDQVLNSDDRAQGGGATLGNSKEKRFLCMFCNKGFSCLQKVEIHQRVHTGEKPYSCNQCEKRFSRQDHLKRHQRVHTGEKPYSCTQCHMRFTQAGHLKMHLKVHTGERQFACTHCRKMFSERSYLKIHQQKKHSTIK